The genomic window TGGTGCTGTTCGGCTTCGGCATCTCCGTTCTCGGTCTCCCCGGCCGCGTCCGCGACATGGTCGGCGAGCGCCGCTCCTGACCGGCTCCGATCCGATCCCGACTCGCTTTCGATCGACTCCCTCGTCCGTTCTCGGCACCGACGCCGTTCGACTCAGCGCCGTGCGACTGCGCGCTGGCGCACGAAGTTCCGAACCCGGTCGGTGTACGTCTCCGGACGGTGGAGGTTACAGATGTGGCCGACGCCGGCGAGCACCTCGACGCGACCGTCCTGGGCCGCCGCCGCGTGCTCCCGCTCGCCGCGGCGCATGAGTTTGTCGTTCTCCCCGTTGAGCACGAGCGTCGGCCCGGGGTAGGTCGACAGCTTCCCCCGGAAGTCCTCGCCCGCGATGAACGGGCCCGCGTTGCCGAACTCCCGCGGGTAGATGCCCGAGTCGATGATCTCCCGTTCGATGTCCGCGGGGAGCTCGCGGTTGCGAACCCAGCGGTAGCCGAGCTTCTCGACGGCCCGACAGCCGATGTCGGGTTTCGTGGCGAGTCGATGGATGGCCCCGGTCGCCCGCGTGAGCGTCTCCATCCCGCCGACCGGGTTCACGCTCGAGCCCGACAGCACCAGCCCGTCGACCGTCTCTGGACGGCGAGCGGTGTACTCCGTTGCGACGTAACCGCCCAGCGAGAGCCCGACCACCACCGCGTTCCCGTCGGTGTACTCGTCGATCACGTGCTCGAGGCGATCGACCGCGGGCTCCATCCGGAACTGCTCGTCGCCGTCGGTGCCGTGACCGGGCAGATCGAACGTGACGACGCGATACTCGGACGATAGCTCCCGCTGCTGGGGGAGCCACATCTTCCGCGTGAACATGGCGCCGTGGACGAACACGATCGACTGGTCGTTTCCCGCGCCGGCGACGTCGATACCCTCGTTGCTCCGTCCGCGTTCGCTGTCTCGACCGAACATAGCCCTCCTATCAGCCGGCGGCCTATAGTGTCCGGGCCGGCGAGATACGGCGAAGCTGTGACGGGAGTTTCCGGTCCGAACCGAAGAATCGACGAGAGCGACCGCTCGAATCAGTTTTCGCGCCGGCCCTCATCTCCGTCGGCGTCTTCGTCCCCATCGCTCAGTCGCTCCGTCTCGGGACCGTCCTCGAGGTCCGTCCGTCCCGCGTCCTCGGTCGTCGGCCCGTTGCGCTCCGACGTCGCGTCGCGGTCGGCGTCGGGCTCCGGATCGACGTCGGACCCACGGGGCCGCTCGCCGGGATCGACCGCGGCGTCCGTCCGTCGCGGTTCGCCGATTCGATCGACTTCGGCGTCGGTCGACTCGAAATCGTCGTCCCGATCGACGTCGGCGTCGGTCGCGTTCATCTCCGCGTTCGGGTCGACGGCGGCGTCGGTCGACTCGAACTCGTCGGTCGGCTCGACCGACGGGCCCGGCCGGGTGCCGCCCTCGCGCTCCTGTCGGGCCAGTTCCGTCGGATCGGCCTCGAGGCCGCGATCGCTCGGTCGGTCGCGGCCCGTCTCGGGTTCGTCGCTCGCGTTCGCCTCGTCCGCGCCGTTCGCGTTCCTCCCGCGCTCGTCGTCCGCGTTCGTCCCGTCCCCGTCGACGGCGTCCGTCTCCTCGAGGGGCTCCTCGTCGGTCTCGTCGCGGAGGGCCTCGGCGATGTCGGTCTCCTCGGTGCCGGCCGAGCCGCCGGCGGGCTCGGTCCGCTGGTCGTCCGCGTCGCCGCCGGTGTTCGAATCGACGGCCGCCTCGAGGTCCCGCTCGTCGACCGACGGCAGGTCGCCCTCGAGGCGGACGGCGTGGTCGGTGATCTCGCGGACGGCGTCGGCGTCGAGCGGTTGAACGGCGTCGGCGACGCCCTCCCAGCCGATCGAGGACTTCACCGAGTCGACCGCGTCCGTTTCGGGTCTGACGTGAGCGACGTCCCCTTCGACCGACGCGACGACGCCGACCTCCTCGCCGTTGTCGTTCACGACGGACTTCCCGACGTCGCCGTTCGAAAACGTTGCGCACATGGGTGGCGCTACCACCACTCTCGGGAAGCCAGTGGTGCCTGCATTCGTCAGGGCCGCCAGTCCGGAACGCCCTCGCTTTCAGTGATCCGGACGGTTCTGTGGGCTATCCCTGCTTTCGGTCCGGTCTCCCGCGGCCTCCGTTCCCGACTCTTGTGGCGAAAATCCCTCTGTGAGGTGGATTCGCGTGTCCGAAACCGCGTCGACGGCGTCGGCCTCGAGGATGAAGGGTTCGTCGACGATATCGTCCCAGCCGAACCGGGCCATGATCGAGTCGAGCGCGTCGGGAGCGGGCTCGACCCGGGCCCGGTCCCCCTCGATCGCGTCGACGGTCCCGATCACCTTCCCGTCGGCTCGCTCGACGGGTTTCCCGACGTCGTCGTCGCTGAAGGTCGCACACATACAGGACGCTCCCGGATCGCGAGTAAAGCGCGTAGTGCCTGCAACCGCCGGGATTTTAGAGAGACGAGAGAGCGATCGCGATCATTCGGCGGGCTGTTCCGACAGCGACTGCACGATGGCAGTGAACTCGTCCGGATCGAGCGGCTTCTCCACCCGGGCGTCCACGGCGGCCGCGATGTCGTCGTCCTCGAACACCTGTTCCTGCTGCGTGCCCGAGAGGACGATGATGGGAACGTCCCTGACGTCCTCGTCCATCTCCTCGAGGACTTCCTCCCCGTCCATCCGCGGGAGATGCAGATCGAGGAGGATCGCGTCCGGCCGCGGGGCGTCGGCGTAATCGCCGCGCTGGTGGAGGAACTCCAGCGCGTCGGGCCCGTCGGAGACGACGTGGATGGTCGGCTCGAACCCGCCCTCTTTCAGCAACTCCTTCGTCAGTCGGACGTCACCGGGGTTATCTTCCACTAAAAGTATTTCCCCAAAGGAATTTGGCCCATCCATTACCAATCCAATTGCGACTGCCACATTTAAGAATTCGGTCTGTCCGGGACCTAGTTCATCAACATCTACAACTCACATGCGATAATATGGGTGGATACGTTCTCGGACTGCGCCAGCTCCGTCCGTCTCGACGTCCGCGAGAGATTCGGCCCGCTATCCACTCAGTCGATCGGGAACCGCAACAGCGCCCCGACCCCGTCGAACGCCTCGGCGAACCGGTTGCCGTCGGGGAAGTCGTCGGGGACGACGACGGTCTCACCGCCCTGTCGCTCGGTTCGATCGCCGAGCTCCTGAAGTCGCTCCCCGTCCAGTCCCGTCGAGAGCAGCAGCGTCTCGACCGCGTCGAACTCGAGGGCGTCGTCGACCTCCTCGCGGCCGTAGGCGACGGGATCGTCGCCGCCGACCCGATCGAAGAACTCGCCGAGCGCCTCGCGCGCGTCGTCCCGGTCGCGTTCGTCGATCGCCTCCTGGCCCTTCGCCGCGAGCTGCTCCAGTCCCTGTCGCGTGGCGTACTCGACGGCGAACTCGCCGACGATCCGGTCCTCGAGGCGGTGATCGAGGTCGGCCTCGTCCCGGAACGTCTCGACGGTGCCCGTCGTCCCACCCAGCAGGACGCCGTCGACGGGGTCGTCGCCGAGGAACGTCCGCTCGGCGCGGTCGGCGACCTCGTCGAAGAACTCCCGTTTCCGGCGTTCGCGGTCGCGTTCGAACCGCTCGGCGGACTGGCCGCCCGCGCTCGACTTCCCGGGGACCTCGCTCTCGAAGCTCTCGAGGGGCTCGACGCCCTCGTCGTCGAGCACGCCGAGCGCGGCGCCGCCGCGTTCGACGACCAGTAGCCCGTGGGTCGACTCGGGCTCGGTGACTTCCTCGAGAGGCTCGAGGTCGAACTCGTTGGCGTGGCAGTAGATCGAGTCGTCGATGGGGACCGGCAGATCGTCGAAGACGACCGACACGAGGTCGCCGTCGGGAACGCCGGCGTAGATCGCCAGCCCGTTCTCCGGGATCTCGTCGTACTCGTTCAGTTCGCTCCGGACGGTCTCCAGCGCGTCGGTGAGCGGCCTCGGAAACGATTGTTCGTCGAGCTGGCTCGCCTCCGCGTAGTCGGTCTCGACGGGCTGGCGGGCCTCGCCGATCGTCTCCTCCGGCGGGACGGCGAGACTGACGAGGATATCGCGGTCGGCCGAGGCCGAGGAGAGTCGGTCGAGTCGGTCGTGGAGTTCGTAGGATGCGAGGGCCATGGATACGGTGTGGTGCCGGCGCCTCCGAGCGCGAGAAGGGGACTCAGAGGGGCGGCGAGTATCCACGCTACGAGAACCGCAGGGTTGAGCGGTCTGCCGGCGCTCTCATGCAGAACGGGACTCGAGTCGGGGGATTCGATATCGCTCGAGGGGGACGAGTCGCCGGACGCGTCGTCAGATAACGCTCGTAGCGCCAGTTGTAACTACACGCCGACAGGCCACCAGTAGTTACGTTTGGACCGCTAAATCTAACCAAGCCGCAAGAGACGAGCGAGCGTTTTCAATTAGCATCCGAGACTGAGAATAGCGCGCGTGCGGCCGCTCAGTCGCTCCGGTAGCCCCGCGGTTCCTCGGTGACGCACGCGGCGTCTTCTGGGGTCGTCGCGCCGGCCGTCAGGCCGGGCAGCCGCGAGCGAACGTCGATCGAGTCGCTGCCGATGACGGCGAAGCCGACGAAGATCGTCAGGAAGCCGGCGATCGCCGACGGCGCGATGGTCTCGTCTAAGATCGCCCAGCCGCCAAGCGTCGAGACGACCGGTACGACGTAGAAGATCAGGTTCGCCGTGGTCGCCTCGGTCGCCTCGAGCAGCCCGAAGTAGGCGATGTACGCGAGGACGCCGGCGATAACGCTGACGTAGCCCAGCGCGACGAGCGCCTCCGTGGTCCACGAGATCGCGGCCATCGACTCGCCGGTCGAGTAGGCGAAGCCGTGACAGAGGGCCGCCGCGAGCGGGAGCCCCCACGCGATCCGGACCGTACTCGAGAGCGTGGCCGTCGACCCCGCCCGGCGGATGAGTACCGCGCCCAGCGCGGCGCTGATCGCACCGCCGAAGAGGATCGCGCGGCCGATCGCGTCGCCGCCCAGTAGGGCCGCGGGGTCGGGGCTGACCACGAGCGCGACGCCGAGCAGTCCGAGCCCCATCCCGACCGCGCCGCGACGCGAGAGTCGCTCGTCGGAGAGGAGGACGGCCGCGAACACCGGCGTCAGGATCGGGTTGAGACTGAAGACGATCGCGCCGACGGCGCTGGTCGCGTACTGCTGGCCGACGAACAGGAGCGCGTTCGCCAGCCCGATCACGAGGACGCCCGTCGCGAGGATCCCGACGACGTCGCCCCGCGTTTCGGGCAGGAGGTCGTCGCCCGAGACGGTGAGCGCGACGTAGCCCAGCATGACCAGTGCGGCGACGTCGAACCGGATCGCGACGAACAGCAGCGGCGGGAAGTACTCGAGGCCGGCCTTCGCCGCGACGAACGTTCCCCCGAAGAAGACGCTCGAGAGGACGAAGAACGCGAGCGTTCGACGGTCGATCACTGGTCGATCACCACCGTAGCCGTGCGATCGGACAGAGAAGTCGCCGACGGATCGTCAGTCGGCAGAAATTCTTCGAGGATCATCATATAACTACGTAGGTGGTCAGGCCATATAGTTTCGTTCAGAAAATATTTCACGACAAGAAAGGTCGCGGCCGGTGGGAGCGGACCGACGACGGGGGAAAGCCGTGCACCCTCGATGCACTCGATCACGGTGTGAAATGATTTCACGGTGCGAAACGGCTTTCCCGCAGGGAGGCGAACGAAGCGTATGGAATCGGCACTCGAGGAGATCGAGTTTCTCGCGCTCTCGGCCAACCGCGTCGAAGTGCTCGAGTCCCTCGCCGAGAGCGGCCAGACCCGTAACGAACTGGCCGCGGCGACCGGGGCCTCGCAGGCGACGCTGGGGCGGGTTCTCGGCGACTTTCGGGAGCGCTCGTGGATTCGCCGAGAGGGCAGCGAGTACGTCGCGACGGCGACGGGCCGACTCGTCGCGTCGGGCATCACCGACCTCCAGCGGATCATCGAGACCGAACGGCGCCTCCGCGAGGTCGTCGACTACCTGCCGAGCGCGGACCTGACCTTCGACCTCCGGCGGCTGGCCGACGCGACGATCACCACGCCCAGCCAGACCCGCCCGAACGCGCCGCTGTCGCGGCTGCTCGAATTGCTCGAGGACGCCGACGACGTTCGGACGGTCTCGCACGCGTTCAACGAACAGACGCTGTCGGTCGTTCAGGACCGCGCGGGAACGGGGGAACAGACGTTCCGGGGCGTCTTCTCGCGAAGCGCGATCGAGGCCCTCGTCGACGACGCGGAGCTTCGGGACCGACTCGAGGTCCTGCTGGCGACCGACGGGACCGCGATCCGCGTTCGGGACGGGACGGTCCCGCTCGCCGTGATGCTCCTCGACGACGTCGTCTACCTGCTCTTGCGCGACGAGCAGGGCGTCCTGCGGGCGTCGATCGACACCGACGATCCGGCGGTCCGATCGTGGGCCGACGAAACGATCGAGGAGTACTGGACGGCCGCCGACTCGCTCGCGGACGCCGGGTTCTCGCTCGAGTGAAAACGCTCTCCGACGGACTCGGCCGCGATACCCGTACCGCGAGTGAATCCCGTCGGCGTCGCATCGACTCATTGTCGTTGCGGACGCTCGAGACCGGAGGCGCTGGGAAAATCGAGGGCCGGATCCGATCTGCCTGCGATTCTTATAACTGGGCACGCGAAATATCGCGCATCGAAAGCGATGGATCTCCACGTCGATTACCGCGTTTCGGTGAGTCTCGTCGGAACTGTACTCAAGTATACGACCGTTCCGCTGTTCCTGCCGCTGGCGATCGCAGTCATCTACGGGGAGTCCGTCCTCCCGTTCGTCGTTACGATCCTCGTCGCGCTCGCCGCCGGCGCCGGCCTCGAGCGGCTCCACCCGGAACCGGAGCTGGGCCGCCGCGAGGGGTTCCTGTTCGTCGCGCTGACGTGGCTCGCCGTCCCGCTGGTCGGCATGCTTCCTTATCTGGTCGCCGGTCAGGGAACGATCGCCTCACCCACGAACGCGCTGTTCGAGTCGATGTCCGGCTTCACGACGACGGGGTCGACCGTCCTCGGTGAGATCTCCTTCGAGCGACACTCCCGATCGATTCTCATGTGGCGCCAACTGACCCAGTGGCTCGGCGGGATGGGGATCATCGTTCTGATGGTCGCGATCCTCCCGCAGCTGTCCGTCGGCGGCGCGCAACTGATGGAGGAGGAAGCGCCCGGCTTCAGCCTCGAGCGCCTCTCGCCGGGAATCAGGGAGACCGCGCGTGCGCTGTGGCGGATCTACATCGGCTTTACCGTGCTCGCCTTCGGCCTCTACTACGCGCTCCATCTGGTCGGGCTCGCGCCGAACATGGACCTCTACAACGCCGTCGCGCACGCCCTCACGACGATGCCGACGGGGGGCTTCTCGCCGGAAGCGCGCAGCGTCGAGGCGTTCAGTCCGTTCATCCAGTGGGCGGTGATGCCGTTCATGCTGATCGCCGGCACCAACTTCGCGCTCTTCTGGCACGCGTTCAACGGG from Haloterrigena sp. KLK7 includes these protein-coding regions:
- a CDS encoding alpha/beta hydrolase, with the translated sequence MFGRDSERGRSNEGIDVAGAGNDQSIVFVHGAMFTRKMWLPQQRELSSEYRVVTFDLPGHGTDGDEQFRMEPAVDRLEHVIDEYTDGNAVVVGLSLGGYVATEYTARRPETVDGLVLSGSSVNPVGGMETLTRATGAIHRLATKPDIGCRAVEKLGYRWVRNRELPADIEREIIDSGIYPREFGNAGPFIAGEDFRGKLSTYPGPTLVLNGENDKLMRRGEREHAAAAQDGRVEVLAGVGHICNLHRPETYTDRVRNFVRQRAVARR
- a CDS encoding response regulator, translated to MDGPNSFGEILLVEDNPGDVRLTKELLKEGGFEPTIHVVSDGPDALEFLHQRGDYADAPRPDAILLDLHLPRMDGEEVLEEMDEDVRDVPIIVLSGTQQEQVFEDDDIAAAVDARVEKPLDPDEFTAIVQSLSEQPAE
- a CDS encoding Vms1/Ankzf1 family peptidyl-tRNA hydrolase, whose translation is MALASYELHDRLDRLSSASADRDILVSLAVPPEETIGEARQPVETDYAEASQLDEQSFPRPLTDALETVRSELNEYDEIPENGLAIYAGVPDGDLVSVVFDDLPVPIDDSIYCHANEFDLEPLEEVTEPESTHGLLVVERGGAALGVLDDEGVEPLESFESEVPGKSSAGGQSAERFERDRERRKREFFDEVADRAERTFLGDDPVDGVLLGGTTGTVETFRDEADLDHRLEDRIVGEFAVEYATRQGLEQLAAKGQEAIDERDRDDAREALGEFFDRVGGDDPVAYGREEVDDALEFDAVETLLLSTGLDGERLQELGDRTERQGGETVVVPDDFPDGNRFAEAFDGVGALLRFPID
- a CDS encoding EamA family transporter, producing the protein MIDRRTLAFFVLSSVFFGGTFVAAKAGLEYFPPLLFVAIRFDVAALVMLGYVALTVSGDDLLPETRGDVVGILATGVLVIGLANALLFVGQQYATSAVGAIVFSLNPILTPVFAAVLLSDERLSRRGAVGMGLGLLGVALVVSPDPAALLGGDAIGRAILFGGAISAALGAVLIRRAGSTATLSSTVRIAWGLPLAAALCHGFAYSTGESMAAISWTTEALVALGYVSVIAGVLAYIAYFGLLEATEATTANLIFYVVPVVSTLGGWAILDETIAPSAIAGFLTIFVGFAVIGSDSIDVRSRLPGLTAGATTPEDAACVTEEPRGYRSD
- a CDS encoding ArsR family transcriptional regulator, with the translated sequence MESALEEIEFLALSANRVEVLESLAESGQTRNELAAATGASQATLGRVLGDFRERSWIRREGSEYVATATGRLVASGITDLQRIIETERRLREVVDYLPSADLTFDLRRLADATITTPSQTRPNAPLSRLLELLEDADDVRTVSHAFNEQTLSVVQDRAGTGEQTFRGVFSRSAIEALVDDAELRDRLEVLLATDGTAIRVRDGTVPLAVMLLDDVVYLLLRDEQGVLRASIDTDDPAVRSWADETIEEYWTAADSLADAGFSLE
- a CDS encoding TrkH family potassium uptake protein, whose protein sequence is MDLHVDYRVSVSLVGTVLKYTTVPLFLPLAIAVIYGESVLPFVVTILVALAAGAGLERLHPEPELGRREGFLFVALTWLAVPLVGMLPYLVAGQGTIASPTNALFESMSGFTTTGSTVLGEISFERHSRSILMWRQLTQWLGGMGIIVLMVAILPQLSVGGAQLMEEEAPGFSLERLSPGIRETARALWRIYIGFTVLAFGLYYALHLVGLAPNMDLYNAVAHALTTMPTGGFSPEARSVEAFSPFIQWAVMPFMLIAGTNFALFWHAFNGRSERLFGNAEFRSYVGLVGLVGAVLLAFLVTGLGLAVTPENVGVIPGNLEASARHALFQSLAFITTTGYASMDFNTWSESTQTVLLFAMFLGGSVGSAAGSIKIVRWYVIQRVIRRELLTDVHPNAVLPIRVSGEVLDEETIHGLLSFTLLFLVLFAVSTILLYFDTHRIEENLTALEVMSATIATLGNIGPGFGIVGPMNSFLPFSNAAKLYMVFLMWIGRLEILTVLVVLTPSYWWD